One part of the Rutidosis leptorrhynchoides isolate AG116_Rl617_1_P2 chromosome 1, CSIRO_AGI_Rlap_v1, whole genome shotgun sequence genome encodes these proteins:
- the LOC139886643 gene encoding delta(12)-fatty-acid desaturase FAD2-like: protein MGSGGRATQNDNSVNDVVKRAPSSKPPFTLGDIKKAIPPHCFNRSLLRSSSYLFVDLFFSFLFYYVAATYIIPLSGPLSYVAWPVYWILQGSVQMGLWVIGHECGHQAFSDYQWLNDTIGYFLHTGMLAPYFSWKYSHRRHHSNTASLENDESFVPKKKSNLNSSAKLLNTPPGRLFRLTILCTIGWLLYVCFNVSGRKYEKFANHFDPKSPIYSDRERLQILLTDIGLLVTSYGLYKLALAQGFTWLVLVYFAPLVIVYGFLVVITWLHHTHRSLPHYDSTEWNWLRGALSTVDRDYGVWNAVLHHITDTHVAHHLFFTIPHYNAMEATKAIKPFLGEYYQFDDTPIVKAMWREATECFFVEADEDDSSSKGVYWFNNKM from the coding sequence ATGGGTTCCGGTGGCCGTGCAACACAGAACGATAACTCCGTTAACGATGTCGTTAAACGAGCCCCATCTTCCAAACCACCATTCACTCTCGGTGACATAAAAAAAGCCATCCCACCACACTGTTTCAATCGATCCTTACTCCGATCTTCATCCTACCTTTTCGTCGATCTCTTTTTTTCCTTCTTGTTTTACTACGTTGCAGCCACATACATAATCCCCCTTTCGGGCCCACTTTCTTACGTGGCATGGCCCGTTTACTGGATCCTTCAAGGTAGCGTTCAAATGGGGTTGTGGGTTATTGGCCATGAATGTGGTCACCAAGCTTTTAGTGACTACCAATGGTTAAATGACACCATTGGTTACTTTCTTCATACTGGTATGCTTGCACCTTATTTCTCTTGGAAATATAGTCATCGACGTCATCATTCGAACACTGCTTCATTAGAAAACGACGAATCTTTTGTCCCGAAAAAGAAATCAAATTTAAACTCTTCTGCTAAACTTCTCAACACCCCACCTGGCCGCCTTTTTCGACTTACAATTTTATGCACTATAGGCTGGCTATTATATGTTTGTTTCAATGTTTCTGGTCGAAAGTACGAAAAATTCGCTAACCATTTTGATCCAAAAAGTCCTATTTATAGCGACCGTGAGCGATTGCAAATACTTTTAACCGATATTGGACTTTTAGTAACAAGTTATGGGCTATACAAATTAGCCTTGGCACAAGGGTTCACATGGTTAGTGTTGGTCTACTTTGCCCCTTTGGTCATTGTTTATGGGTTCCTAGTTGTCATCACTTGGTTGCACCACACTCACCGGTCCCTACCTCATTACGACTCAACCGAATGGAACTGGTTGAGGGGTGCGTTATCGACCGTTGATAGAGATTACGGTGTTTGGAACGCGGTTCTTCATCATATTACGGACACACATGTTGCACATCATTTGTTCTTTACAATCCCTCATTATAACGCGATGGAGGCCACAAAGGCGATTAAACCGTTTTTGGGTGAATATTATCAGTTTGATGATACTCCGATTGTTAAAGCAATGTGGAGAGAAGCTACTGAATGTTTCTTTGTTGAGGCTGATGAAGATGATAGCAGCAGCAAAGGTGTTTACTGGTTTAACAATAAGATGTGA